One segment of Ignavibacteria bacterium DNA contains the following:
- a CDS encoding 50S ribosomal protein L18, which yields MNRIKLKNVRQARRDRRVRKNITGSPERYRLTVFRSLGHIYAQIIDDVAATTLVSASTLDKDIRAKITDGMSKVDESRLVGAALAERAKAVKATKVAFDRNGFLYHGRVKALADSAREAGLDF from the coding sequence ATGAATCGCATCAAACTCAAAAATGTTCGGCAAGCGCGCCGAGACCGCCGGGTTCGCAAGAACATCACCGGTTCGCCAGAACGCTATCGCTTGACGGTGTTCCGTTCACTCGGTCATATCTACGCACAGATCATCGACGACGTAGCTGCAACAACACTTGTTTCAGCATCAACGCTCGACAAAGACATCCGTGCCAAGATCACAGACGGTATGTCTAAGGTCGATGAGAGTCGGCTTGTAGGTGCAGCGCTTGCGGAACGCGCCAAGGCAGTGAAGGCAACGAAGGTTGCATTCGATCGCAATGGCTTCCTTTATCATGGCCGTGTGAAAGCGCTAGCAGACTCTGCGCGCGAAGCCGGTCTCGATTTCTAA
- the rpsE gene encoding 30S ribosomal protein S5, whose amino-acid sequence MAKQKVSDLNLKDKIVYVGRTAKVVKGGRRFNFSAMVVVGDEAGHVGYGLGKAGEVSNAVTKATEAAKKSVVKVRVQNGTVPHEVVGRFGAAKVLIRPATPGTGVIAAGGVRAILELAGVTDVLTKSQGSSNPHNTVKATMNALMQLEDAGAVAARRGVSLEKVLKG is encoded by the coding sequence GTGGCAAAGCAAAAAGTATCGGACCTCAACCTCAAGGACAAGATCGTCTACGTTGGCCGCACAGCCAAGGTGGTAAAGGGTGGACGTCGGTTCAACTTCTCAGCGATGGTCGTTGTAGGTGACGAGGCAGGTCATGTCGGGTACGGACTCGGCAAGGCCGGCGAAGTCTCCAATGCCGTTACAAAGGCAACGGAAGCAGCCAAGAAGTCTGTCGTGAAGGTTCGTGTACAGAATGGTACAGTTCCTCACGAAGTGGTAGGCCGCTTCGGTGCTGCCAAGGTCCTCATCCGTCCGGCAACGCCGGGTACGGGTGTGATCGCGGCTGGTGGCGTACGTGCTATTCTTGAGCTTGCCGGTGTAACGGACGTTCTCACAAAGTCTCAAGGCTCGTCCAACCCGCACAACACGGTGAAGGCAACCATGAACGCTCTGATGCAACTCGAGGATGCTGGCGCTGTGGCTGCACGCCGTGGCGTATCACTCGAGAAGGTACTCAAGGGCTAA
- the rpmD gene encoding 50S ribosomal protein L30, translated as MLALWLHAVAYHSRRYSRAKAKKETNMKLKITQVRSVIGALQNQKDTIKALGLGRPNYVTVKPKNVQILGMINVVRHLVNVEEIAD; from the coding sequence ATGCTGGCGCTGTGGCTGCACGCCGTGGCGTATCACTCGAGAAGGTACTCAAGGGCTAAGGCAAAGAAGGAAACGAACATGAAACTGAAGATTACCCAAGTGCGTTCGGTCATCGGCGCCCTTCAAAACCAAAAGGACACGATCAAGGCTCTAGGTCTTGGTCGCCCCAATTACGTCACGGTTAAGCCAAAGAATGTACAGATCCTTGGCATGATCAACGTTGTCCGGCACCTTGTGAACGTCGAAGAGATCGCAGACTGA
- the rplO gene encoding 50S ribosomal protein L15, which produces MKHIGNLSPAPGSRHKKKRIGRGAGSGHGGTSTRGHKGHQSRSGFSQSPGFEGGQMSLKRRVPKFGFTNINRIEYQEVNVATLQRLVDEKLVTNGSVTNDVLLELGVIRKRSAPVKILGNGDLSAKLSVTCDKISETAKQKIEAAGGAVTVNG; this is translated from the coding sequence ATGAAACACATCGGAAATCTTTCGCCCGCCCCGGGCTCTCGTCATAAGAAGAAGCGTATTGGTCGTGGTGCCGGTTCCGGTCACGGCGGTACGTCTACGCGCGGACATAAGGGTCACCAATCTCGCAGCGGCTTCAGCCAAAGTCCGGGATTCGAGGGTGGTCAGATGTCCCTCAAGCGTCGTGTGCCAAAGTTCGGCTTCACGAACATCAATCGCATTGAATATCAAGAAGTGAATGTTGCAACCCTGCAGCGCCTTGTTGATGAGAAGCTCGTTACAAATGGCAGCGTCACGAACGACGTACTTCTTGAGCTTGGCGTGATCCGTAAGAGATCCGCACCAGTGAAGATCCTCGGCAATGGAGATCTTTCGGCAAAGCTCAGTGTAACCTGCGATAAGATCTCAGAAACAGCGAAGCAGAAGATCGAAGCAGCCGGGGGAGCGGTCACTGTCAATGGCTAA
- the secY gene encoding preprotein translocase subunit SecY, whose amino-acid sequence MANIVTTFRNMFRIEELRQRIAFTLIALLAVRVGSFITIPGVDVSLLTQASAMDDSGTIFGLYDMFVGGAFSNAAIFALGIMPYISASIILQIAGVVLPELQKLQREGEDGRRKINQYTRMLTVPIAAMQAWGVTIKIAGTTAGAGGASVVPDAGFFWTLASVIILTAGTVGLMWIGEQITDRGLGNGISLIIFIGIIARFPTAITQEITLIQAGSRNLVIDLVLVALLLGIIAAVILITQGARRIPVQYAKRVVGRKVYGGTTQYIPLRVNTAGVMPIIFAQSILFVPATIASFFPDSTFWQDVSQLFSDRSVVYALMYGIMIVFFTYFYTAIAFNPKEVADNMKRNGGFIPGVRPGAPTSEYIENILTRITLPGAIFLALIAILPTFAMNILQVPPVFASFFGGTSLLIIVGVALDTLTQIESFLLMRHYDGFMKTGKIRGRAGATA is encoded by the coding sequence ATGGCTAATATCGTTACCACCTTCCGGAACATGTTCCGGATCGAAGAACTCCGCCAGCGCATCGCGTTTACGCTGATTGCGCTGCTGGCAGTTCGTGTGGGATCGTTCATCACGATCCCGGGCGTTGACGTATCCCTGCTGACCCAGGCTTCTGCCATGGATGACAGCGGCACGATCTTTGGATTGTACGACATGTTCGTGGGTGGTGCGTTCTCGAATGCTGCCATTTTTGCCCTCGGCATCATGCCGTATATCTCTGCAAGCATCATTCTTCAGATCGCCGGTGTGGTTCTTCCGGAACTGCAGAAACTCCAGCGTGAAGGAGAAGATGGTCGCCGTAAGATCAATCAATACACACGTATGCTTACCGTGCCGATCGCAGCAATGCAGGCATGGGGTGTTACGATCAAGATCGCAGGCACAACGGCAGGTGCAGGCGGAGCTTCCGTGGTCCCTGACGCGGGCTTCTTCTGGACCCTTGCCTCTGTTATCATCCTCACAGCCGGCACTGTTGGTCTGATGTGGATCGGTGAGCAGATCACAGATCGCGGTCTTGGCAATGGTATCTCGCTCATCATCTTCATCGGTATCATCGCACGTTTCCCTACGGCGATCACGCAGGAGATCACGCTCATTCAAGCCGGTTCACGGAACCTCGTGATCGACCTTGTCTTGGTGGCTCTTCTTCTCGGTATCATTGCTGCCGTGATCTTGATCACGCAGGGGGCTCGACGAATTCCGGTGCAGTATGCGAAGCGCGTAGTTGGCCGTAAGGTCTATGGCGGAACAACGCAGTACATCCCACTTCGTGTGAATACTGCCGGTGTTATGCCGATCATCTTCGCACAGTCGATCCTGTTCGTTCCTGCAACGATCGCATCGTTCTTCCCGGACAGTACGTTCTGGCAGGACGTTTCGCAGCTCTTCAGTGACCGATCAGTGGTCTATGCCCTGATGTACGGTATCATGATCGTATTCTTCACGTACTTCTATACGGCCATTGCCTTCAACCCGAAGGAAGTTGCCGATAACATGAAGCGCAACGGTGGATTCATTCCTGGCGTTCGTCCGGGAGCTCCAACGTCTGAATACATCGAGAACATCCTCACACGCATCACATTGCCGGGTGCGATCTTCTTGGCGCTCATCGCGATCCTTCCAACGTTTGCGATGAACATCTTGCAGGTACCTCCGGTATTCGCATCGTTCTTTGGTGGTACAAGTCTTTTGATCATTGTTGGTGTGGCACTTGACACGTTGACGCAGATCGAATCCTTCCTCCTCATGCGTCATTATGACGGCTTCATGAAGACAGGAAAGATCCGCGGCCGTGCAGGAGCGACAGCGTAA
- the map gene encoding type I methionyl aminopeptidase, giving the protein MAVADLSIALLTGDEIKKMEAASRIVADVLNHMKGFVKPGVTTIELDAIVEDFIRTRGGEPAFKGYEVDGKLFPSSACISVDEEVVHGMPGQRMLKEGQIVTIDVGVQLDGFFGDSAYTYGVGEISTDKQRLLDATKESLRLGIEQAIDGNRVYDIARAVQTHVEKQGFSVVRELVGHGIGRHLHEEPPVPNFVPGLLHRSRFPNAKLKSGMALAIEPMVNMGLFHVHTASDGWTVYTADGKPSAHFEHTIVIDGATPRILTLME; this is encoded by the coding sequence ATGGCGGTTGCCGACCTCAGCATTGCTCTTCTCACGGGAGATGAGATCAAGAAAATGGAAGCAGCAAGTCGCATCGTTGCCGACGTGCTGAATCACATGAAGGGGTTCGTAAAGCCGGGTGTGACAACGATCGAGCTCGACGCGATCGTGGAGGATTTCATCCGAACACGAGGCGGAGAGCCGGCATTCAAAGGATATGAAGTAGACGGTAAGCTGTTCCCATCTTCAGCTTGCATCAGTGTTGACGAAGAGGTGGTGCACGGGATGCCTGGTCAGCGTATGCTGAAAGAAGGTCAGATCGTGACGATCGATGTTGGCGTCCAATTGGACGGGTTCTTTGGAGACAGCGCATACACCTACGGCGTAGGCGAGATATCCACGGACAAACAACGTTTGTTAGATGCCACAAAGGAGTCGTTGAGACTCGGTATCGAGCAGGCAATTGATGGTAATCGGGTGTATGACATCGCGAGAGCCGTTCAAACGCACGTTGAAAAACAGGGTTTTTCGGTGGTACGGGAACTTGTGGGACACGGCATTGGCCGTCACCTCCACGAGGAACCGCCCGTCCCGAACTTCGTTCCGGGCCTGTTGCATCGCAGCAGGTTTCCCAACGCCAAACTCAAATCGGGAATGGCATTGGCGATCGAACCGATGGTGAATATGGGGCTGTTCCATGTTCATACGGCAAGCGACGGGTGGACAGTGTACACAGCGGATGGGAAACCATCGGCACACTTCGAACACACGATTGTGATCGATGGGGCTACACCGAGGATCCTGACTTTGATGGAGTGA
- the infA gene encoding translation initiation factor IF-1, with protein sequence MGREDVIRVDGVIEEALPNTQFIVKLDNGHKILAHVSGKMRMHFIKIFRGDKVTVEMSPYDLSKGRIVYRYK encoded by the coding sequence ATGGGTCGCGAAGATGTCATACGTGTTGATGGTGTGATCGAGGAAGCACTGCCGAATACCCAGTTTATTGTGAAACTGGATAATGGGCACAAGATCCTCGCACACGTCTCCGGCAAGATGAGGATGCACTTCATCAAGATCTTTCGCGGAGATAAGGTCACAGTGGAGATGTCTCCCTATGATCTTTCCAAAGGCCGTATCGTCTATCGCTACAAGTGA
- the rpmJ gene encoding 50S ribosomal protein L36, with the protein MKVQASVKKRSPDDKIVRRKGRVYIINKKNPRFKQRQG; encoded by the coding sequence ATGAAGGTTCAAGCATCGGTGAAGAAGCGCAGTCCCGACGACAAGATCGTTCGTCGTAAGGGAAGGGTGTATATCATCAACAAGAAGAACCCTCGCTTCAAGCAACGTCAAGGCTAA
- the rpsM gene encoding 30S ribosomal protein S13, whose amino-acid sequence MARIAGIDLPKNKRGVIALTYIFGIGSTLSAQVLDKAGIDHNKRVTNWSDDEVARIRQVLGDYKVEGQLRSEIQLNIKRLMDVGCYRGLRHRRGLPVRGQRTRTNARTRKGKRKTVAGKKKAVKK is encoded by the coding sequence GTGGCTCGTATCGCAGGTATCGACCTACCAAAAAATAAGCGCGGCGTGATCGCGCTCACATACATCTTCGGCATTGGTTCTACGCTGAGTGCACAGGTGCTGGATAAAGCCGGCATCGATCACAACAAGCGTGTTACGAACTGGTCCGATGATGAGGTGGCACGTATCCGTCAGGTTCTCGGTGATTACAAGGTTGAAGGTCAACTTCGCTCTGAGATCCAACTGAACATCAAGCGTCTCATGGACGTGGGCTGCTATCGTGGACTGCGCCATCGTCGCGGTCTTCCGGTTCGTGGTCAGCGCACCCGTACAAACGCTCGTACCCGTAAGGGCAAGCGGAAGACGGTGGCCGGCAAGAAGAAGGCAGTGAAGAAGTAA
- the rpsK gene encoding 30S ribosomal protein S11, translating into MAAAKKRVKRKIVADVHGKVFVRATFNNVIVTITDTYGNTLSWSSAGKNGFRGSKKNTPYASQVSADKAAREAFEMGLRKVDVVVKGPGSGREAAIRALTQAGFEVLSILDQTPLPHNGCRPPKKRRV; encoded by the coding sequence ATGGCAGCAGCAAAAAAGCGCGTCAAGCGCAAGATCGTTGCGGATGTACACGGCAAGGTCTTTGTCCGTGCAACATTCAACAACGTTATCGTCACGATCACAGACACGTACGGCAATACGCTTTCTTGGTCCTCCGCTGGGAAGAATGGCTTCCGCGGTTCCAAAAAGAATACTCCGTACGCTTCGCAAGTTTCCGCAGACAAGGCCGCCCGCGAGGCCTTCGAAATGGGATTGCGCAAGGTGGACGTGGTGGTCAAGGGACCTGGTTCGGGTCGCGAAGCGGCTATCCGCGCGCTAACTCAAGCAGGCTTCGAGGTTCTCTCGATCCTCGACCAAACGCCGCTGCCGCATAACGGTTGCCGCCCGCCGAAGAAGCGTCGCGTCTAA
- a CDS encoding DNA-directed RNA polymerase subunit alpha translates to MNMQMQMPEGVVVEELGSPYHARFVLNPLEEGYGTTIGNAFRRVLLSSIQGTAIVGVKISDVQHEFQTVAGVVEDMCEIILNLKEVRLRIVDPKSPNRITFRVKGQKIWTAEMIQEATAGAIEVLDPGKKIATLADDADFDVELRIGRGKGYVPSEDQNTTDFPLGMLPIDAIYTPIKNVIYNVEPFRVGQKTDYERLVLDVSTDGSITVKEAVEHSASILRSHIALFLGVNPTIGSNSEPSEAPAADTEAERERSRVRRILLQPVDELELSVRAHNCLKAASIKTLADLVSLQESDLLKFRNFGRKSLSELADVVVQNGLVFGMNVEGYLRDDEKKND, encoded by the coding sequence ATGAACATGCAGATGCAGATGCCGGAAGGTGTCGTCGTCGAAGAACTCGGCAGTCCGTACCATGCTCGTTTCGTTCTCAATCCGCTCGAAGAAGGCTACGGAACAACGATCGGTAACGCGTTCCGACGCGTACTCCTCTCGTCCATCCAAGGAACAGCCATCGTTGGCGTAAAGATCTCGGATGTACAGCATGAGTTCCAGACTGTAGCCGGCGTCGTAGAGGACATGTGCGAGATCATCCTCAATCTCAAGGAGGTTCGCCTCCGTATCGTTGATCCAAAATCTCCAAACCGCATCACGTTCCGCGTGAAGGGGCAAAAGATCTGGACAGCGGAGATGATCCAAGAAGCAACAGCAGGCGCGATTGAAGTTCTCGATCCGGGAAAGAAGATCGCAACACTTGCAGACGACGCGGATTTCGATGTTGAACTTCGTATCGGTCGTGGCAAGGGCTACGTTCCGTCAGAGGATCAGAACACAACGGACTTCCCGCTTGGTATGCTCCCGATCGATGCTATCTATACACCGATCAAGAATGTAATCTACAATGTGGAACCATTCCGCGTTGGTCAGAAGACAGACTACGAGCGCCTCGTCCTCGACGTAAGCACAGACGGTTCGATCACCGTGAAGGAAGCCGTTGAGCATTCAGCTTCTATCCTTCGCTCACACATCGCACTGTTCCTCGGCGTGAATCCAACGATCGGCTCTAACTCGGAACCATCAGAAGCACCAGCGGCTGACACAGAAGCTGAGCGCGAACGTTCCCGAGTACGCCGTATCCTCCTTCAGCCTGTTGATGAACTCGAACTCAGCGTTCGTGCCCACAACTGCCTGAAGGCCGCAAGTATCAAAACATTGGCAGACCTCGTGAGCCTGCAAGAGTCCGACCTCCTGAAGTTCCGCAACTTCGGTCGGAAGTCTCTGTCCGAGCTCGCAGACGTGGTCGTGCAAAATGGTCTCGTGTTCGGTATGAACGTAGAAGGCTATTTGCGCGATGACGAAAAGAAGAATGACTAA
- the rplQ gene encoding 50S ribosomal protein L17 — MRHSYAGRKLKRTASHKRAMLANMATSLFEHKRVVTTVAKAKELRPFAEHLITRARNAHRSEKAGTITGVDVHNRRMVGRFIKNKAVLQELFDTIAPLVAERDGGYTRIIKLGLRRGDNAATAMIELVDWSNPVDGRVSSTKRRVAAKGPAKPKPTTKPKVKPAPVAAAPVEVAPAAEEVEDVVDVTTESIDTPEVESAQAEAPAADAPEADAPADGEEKA; from the coding sequence ATGCGACACAGTTATGCAGGCCGAAAACTCAAACGTACAGCAAGCCACAAGCGGGCGATGCTTGCGAACATGGCCACGTCACTCTTTGAACATAAGCGCGTTGTAACAACGGTAGCCAAGGCGAAGGAACTTCGTCCGTTCGCTGAGCATCTCATCACGCGTGCACGTAATGCGCACCGCTCTGAGAAGGCCGGAACGATCACTGGCGTCGATGTACACAACCGCCGCATGGTAGGCCGGTTCATCAAGAACAAGGCTGTTCTCCAGGAGCTGTTCGACACGATCGCACCTCTCGTTGCAGAGCGCGATGGTGGGTACACACGGATCATCAAGCTCGGACTTCGCCGTGGCGACAACGCTGCAACGGCAATGATCGAACTCGTTGATTGGTCGAACCCGGTCGATGGACGTGTATCGTCCACCAAGCGCCGCGTTGCAGCTAAGGGCCCTGCGAAGCCAAAGCCAACAACAAAGCCAAAGGTAAAGCCGGCACCGGTAGCAGCAGCTCCGGTTGAGGTTGCACCAGCAGCAGAAGAAGTAGAAGATGTGGTAGACGTAACCACAGAATCGATCGACACTCCAGAGGTCGAGTCAGCTCAAGCCGAAGCACCAGCAGCAGATGCTCCAGAAGCAGATGCGCCGGCCGACGGCGAAGAGAAGGCATAA
- a CDS encoding YihA family ribosome biogenesis GTP-binding protein, producing MAHDIHITAEFVKGATKPEHFPESTLPEIAMIGRSNVGKSSLINALVRHNRMARVSNTPGKTQEINFFVTDMNFMLVDLPGYGYARVSKGQREQFSVLIRAYVLKRPQLVLTCVLVDARHDPQPLDLAILEELELAGRPFAIILTKCDKLKPAALIEREQQVRDVIQNCQYVVDVVPTSSETGLGRHQLLGLIKRIVNLSTQVPS from the coding sequence ATGGCACACGACATCCACATCACCGCCGAGTTCGTCAAGGGGGCTACCAAACCGGAGCATTTCCCCGAGTCCACTCTGCCCGAGATCGCCATGATCGGTAGATCGAACGTTGGGAAGTCGTCACTGATCAATGCCCTCGTACGCCACAATCGCATGGCGCGCGTGTCCAACACCCCGGGCAAAACGCAAGAGATCAATTTCTTCGTTACGGACATGAACTTCATGCTCGTAGACCTTCCGGGATATGGCTATGCTCGTGTGAGTAAGGGGCAGCGAGAGCAATTCTCTGTCCTTATCCGAGCATACGTTCTTAAACGTCCGCAACTTGTGCTTACCTGCGTCCTGGTGGATGCTCGGCACGACCCGCAGCCGCTCGACCTCGCGATCCTCGAAGAGCTTGAGTTGGCTGGTCGCCCCTTTGCCATCATCCTCACAAAATGTGACAAGCTCAAGCCAGCTGCACTGATCGAACGAGAGCAGCAAGTGCGAGACGTGATCCAGAATTGTCAATACGTGGTAGACGTGGTCCCAACGTCCAGCGAAACGGGCCTTGGCAGACACCAACTCCTTGGTCTCATCAAGCGAATCGTTAACCTCTCAACACAGGTGCCGTCATGA
- the purE gene encoding 5-(carboxyamino)imidazole ribonucleotide mutase has translation MTAQPLVGIIMGSDSDLPVMREAATICEEFGVPYEIRVVSAHRTPQDMADYGTQAHARGLKVIIAGAGGAAHLPGMIASFSPLPVIGVPIPTKQLRGLDSLMSIVQMPSGVPVATVAIGGGRNAGILAVEILSVVDPTLQAKIISFKEKLAMESRQKNEGLKG, from the coding sequence ATGACAGCACAGCCGCTCGTTGGTATCATCATGGGCAGCGACTCAGACCTCCCGGTCATGCGCGAAGCCGCAACGATCTGCGAAGAGTTCGGCGTTCCCTACGAGATCCGCGTGGTGAGTGCACATCGCACTCCACAAGACATGGCCGACTATGGAACACAGGCTCATGCTCGCGGACTCAAGGTCATCATCGCCGGTGCCGGCGGTGCAGCACACCTCCCGGGCATGATCGCGTCCTTTTCGCCCCTTCCTGTGATCGGCGTACCGATCCCGACAAAACAACTACGAGGGCTCGACTCCCTCATGAGTATCGTTCAAATGCCATCCGGCGTACCCGTTGCAACAGTTGCGATAGGGGGCGGGCGGAATGCAGGTATCCTCGCTGTAGAGATCCTGTCTGTAGTAGATCCGACACTTCAAGCCAAGATCATTTCCTTTAAGGAGAAACTTGCCATGGAATCGCGTCAGAAAAATGAAGGCCTCAAAGGTTGA
- a CDS encoding GNAT family N-acetyltransferase, with amino-acid sequence MVITVADMSHARYAEEIVETIFVAAQQRGTGIARRTPEYVIQKMEEGKAIIALTADGRFAGFCYIETWEHGGYVANSGLIVKPEFRKHNLARKIKRAAFDLSRKKYPDAKIFGITTSAAVMKINSELGYRPVHFSELTTDESFWKGCQSCPNYDILQRTNRAMCLCTGMLFDPKDPTA; translated from the coding sequence ATGGTCATCACTGTTGCCGACATGTCACATGCACGTTACGCCGAGGAGATCGTTGAAACGATCTTTGTGGCGGCGCAACAACGGGGGACGGGTATTGCCCGTCGTACTCCGGAATATGTGATCCAAAAGATGGAAGAGGGGAAGGCTATCATCGCCCTCACGGCGGACGGACGCTTCGCCGGATTCTGCTACATCGAAACGTGGGAGCATGGCGGCTATGTTGCCAACTCTGGTCTGATCGTGAAGCCGGAATTCCGTAAGCATAACCTCGCTCGCAAGATCAAACGTGCAGCATTCGACCTCTCGCGTAAGAAATACCCGGATGCCAAGATCTTTGGTATCACCACCAGCGCGGCGGTGATGAAGATCAACTCAGAACTCGGATATCGTCCGGTACACTTCTCAGAACTCACCACCGATGAGTCGTTCTGGAAGGGCTGCCAGTCGTGCCCGAATTACGACATCCTGCAACGTACCAACCGCGCAATGTGTCTCTGCACCGGAATGTTGTTCGATCCAAAGGACCCAACGGCATGA
- the argG gene encoding argininosuccinate synthase translates to MKKILLAFSGGLDTSYCARYFAVDLGMEVHTVIVDTGGFSASELAQIEQRAQACGAASHAALDRTRELYNKVLRHCIAGNILKNATYPLSVSAERVVQAMAIAEHARTIGATHLAHGSTGAGNDQVRFDVIFRIMCPEIEVLTPIRDKQLSRDEEIAYLAQHGVEGDWTKAAYSINQGIWGTTVGGKETLTSDKPLPEMIWPSAQYPAPAADAHATMVIGFEKGQPISIDGVAMEPVELLRTLNDIGARWHIGRDMHVGDTIIGIKGRVAFEAPSALMLIKAHHALEKHTLSKWQLTLKDQLSIWYGQLLHEGQFLEPAMRSIESFFDDTQRVVTGSVSITLKHERFSVNGIVSENDLMRSSFATYGEANRAWSGDDAKGFATISAVPTALWMSVHGEDQ, encoded by the coding sequence ATGAAGAAGATCCTCCTCGCCTTCAGTGGCGGACTCGACACCTCATACTGCGCACGATACTTTGCCGTTGACCTGGGCATGGAGGTCCACACGGTGATCGTTGATACAGGGGGCTTTTCTGCATCCGAACTCGCGCAGATTGAACAACGTGCACAAGCCTGCGGCGCTGCCTCGCATGCTGCGTTGGATAGAACGAGAGAGCTCTACAACAAGGTGCTACGACACTGCATCGCAGGCAACATCCTCAAGAACGCTACCTATCCGCTGAGCGTGAGCGCAGAACGTGTTGTGCAGGCAATGGCCATCGCAGAACATGCACGCACGATCGGTGCCACACACCTTGCTCATGGAAGCACAGGTGCCGGCAATGATCAAGTTCGCTTTGATGTGATCTTTCGCATCATGTGTCCGGAGATCGAAGTGCTCACTCCCATCCGCGATAAACAACTCTCGCGCGATGAAGAGATAGCGTACCTCGCCCAACATGGCGTTGAAGGTGATTGGACAAAGGCTGCCTACTCGATCAACCAAGGTATCTGGGGCACAACGGTTGGAGGCAAGGAGACGCTTACGTCGGATAAGCCCCTTCCCGAAATGATCTGGCCATCAGCTCAATACCCCGCTCCCGCAGCAGATGCACATGCAACCATGGTGATCGGATTTGAAAAGGGGCAACCGATTTCGATCGATGGTGTTGCAATGGAGCCTGTTGAGCTACTTCGAACGCTCAATGACATCGGAGCTAGGTGGCACATCGGACGCGACATGCACGTTGGTGATACGATCATCGGTATCAAGGGTCGGGTGGCATTTGAAGCCCCTTCCGCACTGATGCTGATCAAGGCCCACCATGCACTCGAGAAGCATACACTCTCGAAATGGCAGCTTACCCTCAAGGACCAACTGTCGATCTGGTACGGACAACTCCTCCACGAAGGTCAGTTCCTCGAACCAGCCATGCGGAGCATAGAGTCGTTCTTTGATGATACGCAACGGGTTGTTACAGGCAGCGTAAGCATCACTCTCAAACACGAACGGTTCAGTGTGAACGGTATCGTAAGCGAGAACGATCTTATGCGCTCGTCATTCGCAACCTACGGCGAGGCCAACCGCGCCTGGTCCGGCGATGATGCCAAGGGCTTTGCGACGATCAGCGCTGTCCCAACGGCCTTGTGGATGTCCGTTCACGGAGAAGATCAATGA